A single genomic interval of Saccharothrix saharensis harbors:
- the argJ gene encoding bifunctional glutamate N-acetyltransferase/amino-acid acetyltransferase ArgJ, with protein MNRNKGVTGPKGFKAAGVAAGIKESGALDLALVVNAGPGQAAAGVFTTNQVKAAPVLWSRQVLEERKLHAVVLNSGGANACTGPEGFQDTHATAEKVAEVLGVGAIEVAVCSTGLIGERLPMDNVKAGVEKAAQELAAGDRADLDAATAVMTTDTHPKQSWQDHPDGWSVGGFVKGAGMLSPNMATMLSVITTDAVIDGDALDAALRAVTAKTYDRLDVDGGTSTNDTVLVLASGASGVEPSAEQFADVLTAVAHDLVKQLQGDAEGVTKEVSITVNGALSEAEAVVVAKTVAEDNLVKTALFGSDPNWGRIAMAVGRSQATVDQHRLGIAINGVTLFADGHKAADRSEADLSGRDVEIVVDLNLGDGTATVLTTDLSHAYVEENSAYSS; from the coding sequence GTGAACCGCAACAAGGGCGTGACCGGGCCCAAGGGCTTCAAGGCCGCCGGTGTCGCCGCCGGCATCAAGGAGTCCGGCGCGCTGGACCTCGCGCTGGTCGTCAACGCAGGACCGGGCCAGGCCGCCGCGGGCGTCTTCACCACCAACCAGGTGAAGGCCGCGCCCGTGCTGTGGTCCCGGCAGGTGCTCGAGGAGCGCAAGCTGCACGCCGTCGTGCTCAACTCCGGCGGCGCGAACGCGTGCACCGGCCCCGAGGGCTTCCAGGACACCCACGCCACCGCCGAGAAGGTCGCCGAGGTGCTCGGCGTCGGCGCGATCGAGGTCGCGGTGTGCTCCACCGGCCTGATCGGCGAGCGCCTGCCGATGGACAACGTGAAGGCGGGCGTGGAGAAGGCGGCCCAGGAGCTCGCCGCGGGCGACCGGGCGGACCTCGACGCCGCCACCGCCGTGATGACCACCGACACCCACCCCAAGCAGAGCTGGCAGGACCACCCGGACGGCTGGTCGGTGGGCGGGTTCGTCAAGGGCGCGGGCATGCTCTCGCCGAACATGGCCACGATGCTCAGCGTCATCACCACCGACGCGGTGATCGACGGCGACGCCCTGGACGCGGCGCTGCGCGCGGTCACCGCCAAGACCTACGACCGGCTCGACGTGGACGGCGGCACGTCCACCAACGACACGGTGCTGGTCCTCGCCTCCGGCGCCTCCGGCGTCGAGCCGAGCGCCGAGCAGTTCGCCGACGTGCTCACCGCCGTGGCGCACGACCTGGTCAAGCAGCTCCAAGGGGACGCGGAAGGCGTGACAAAGGAAGTCTCGATCACGGTCAACGGCGCGCTCAGCGAAGCCGAGGCCGTCGTGGTCGCCAAGACCGTCGCCGAGGACAACCTGGTCAAGACCGCCCTGTTCGGCTCCGACCCGAACTGGGGCCGGATCGCCATGGCCGTCGGCCGCTCCCAGGCCACCGTGGACCAGCACAGGCTCGGCATCGCGATCAACGGCGTGACGCTGTTCGCCGACGGCCACAAGGCCGCCGACCGCAGCGAGGCCGACCTGTCCGGCCGCGACGTCGAGATCGTGGTCGACCTGAACCTGGGCGACGGCACGGCCACCGTGCTCACCACGGACCTGTCGCACGCGTACGTCGAAGAGAACAGCGCGTACAGCTCGTGA
- the argC gene encoding N-acetyl-gamma-glutamyl-phosphate reductase, with amino-acid sequence MTVRIAVAGASGYAGGEVLRLLLGHPDVEIGALTAGGNAGSTLLAHQPHLLPLADRVLEETTADTLKGHDVVFLALPHGRSAEIAARLGDDTLVIDCGADHRLTDPAAWDRWYGGTHAGSWPYGLPELPGQRDELRGTRRVAVPGCYPTVSSLALAPAMGLVEPDVAVVAVSGTSGAGKALKPNLLGSEVMGSLSAYGVGGTHRHTPEIAQNLAKVAGERVSVSFTPVLAPLPRGILATCSATLRDRDADVRAAYEKAYADEPFVHLLPEGHWPTTGAVLGSNAVQLQVAVDRDANRLVVVAAIDNLAKGTAGAAVQCMNLALGLPETTGLSTVGVAP; translated from the coding sequence ATGACGGTACGGATCGCGGTCGCCGGAGCCAGCGGCTACGCCGGGGGAGAGGTGCTGCGCCTCCTGCTCGGTCACCCCGACGTGGAAATCGGCGCGCTCACCGCCGGCGGCAACGCGGGCTCGACCCTGCTCGCCCACCAGCCGCACCTGCTGCCGCTGGCCGACCGGGTGCTGGAGGAGACGACCGCCGACACCCTCAAGGGCCACGACGTCGTCTTCCTCGCCCTCCCGCACGGCCGGTCCGCCGAGATCGCCGCCCGGCTGGGTGACGACACGCTCGTCATCGACTGCGGCGCCGACCACCGGCTCACCGACCCCGCCGCCTGGGACCGCTGGTACGGCGGCACGCACGCGGGCAGCTGGCCTTACGGCCTGCCCGAGCTGCCCGGTCAGCGCGACGAGCTGCGCGGCACCCGCCGCGTCGCCGTGCCGGGCTGCTACCCGACCGTGTCCTCGCTGGCCCTGGCCCCCGCGATGGGGCTGGTCGAGCCGGACGTGGCGGTGGTCGCGGTGTCGGGCACGTCCGGCGCGGGCAAGGCGCTCAAGCCCAACCTCCTCGGCTCCGAGGTGATGGGGTCGCTGAGCGCCTACGGCGTCGGCGGCACGCACCGGCACACCCCGGAGATCGCGCAGAACCTGGCCAAGGTCGCCGGCGAACGGGTCTCGGTGTCGTTCACCCCGGTGCTGGCCCCGCTGCCGCGCGGCATCCTGGCCACCTGCTCGGCGACGCTGCGCGACCGCGACGCGGACGTCCGCGCGGCCTACGAGAAGGCCTACGCCGACGAGCCGTTCGTGCACCTGCTGCCGGAAGGCCACTGGCCGACCACGGGCGCGGTGCTCGGCTCGAACGCCGTCCAGCTCCAGGTGGCCGTCGACCGCGACGCGAACCGGCTGGTCGTGGTCGCCGCGATCGACAACCTGGCGAAGGGCACCGCGGGCGCCGCGGTGCAGTGCATGAACCTGGCACTCGGCCTGCCGGAGACCACCGGCCTGTCCACCGTGGGAGTCGCACCGTGA